The following proteins come from a genomic window of Canis lupus dingo isolate Sandy chromosome 20, ASM325472v2, whole genome shotgun sequence:
- the MBD3 gene encoding methyl-CpG-binding domain protein 3 isoform X1, which produces MERKRWECPALPQGWEREEVPRRSGLSAGHRDVFYYSPSGKKFRSKPQLARYLGGSMDLSTFDFRTGKMLMSKMNRSRQRVRYDSSNQVKGKPDLNTALPVRQTASIFKQPVTKITNHPSNKVKSDPQKAVEQPRQLFWEKKLSGLNAFDIAEELVKTMDLPKGLQGVGPGCTDETLLSAIASALHTSTMPITGQLSAAVEKNPGVWLNTAQPLCKAFMVTDEDIRRRADGKQEELVQQVRKRLEEALMADMLAHVEELARDGEAPLDKTGADEDDEDDEDEDEDEPDQDQEMEHV; this is translated from the exons ATGGAGCGGAAGAGGTGGGAGTGCCCGGCGCTCCCGCAGGGCTGGGAGAGGGAAGAAGTGCCCAGAAGGTCGGGGCTGTCGGCCGGCCACAGGGATGTCTTTTACTATAG CCCCAGTGGGAAGAAGTTCCGGAGCAAGCCCCAGCTGGCACggtacctggggggctccatGGACCTGAGTACCTTCGACTTCCGGACGGGCAAGATGCTCATGAGCAAGATGAACAGGAGCCGCCAGAGGGTCCGCTATGACTCCTCGAACCAGGTCAAG GGCAAGCCCGACCTGAACACGGCCCTCCCCGTCAGACAGACGGCATCCATCTTCAAGCAGCCGGTGACCAAGATCACCAACCACCCCAGCAACAAGGTGAAGAGTGACCCCCAGAAGGCTGTGGAGCAGCCTCGGCAG CTTTTCTGGGAGAAGAAGCTGAGTGGCCTGAATGCCTTCGACATCGCTGAGGAGCTCGTGAAGACCATGGACCTCCCCAAAGGCCTGCAAG GCGTGGGACCTGGCTGCACAGATGAGACCCTGCTGTCGGCCATCGCCAGCGCCCTGCACACCAGCACCATGCCCATCACGGGGCAGCTGTCGGCCGCCGTGGAGAAGAACCCGGGGGTGTGGCTCAACACGGCCCAGCCCCTCTGCAAGGCCTTCATGGTGACCGACGAGGACATCAG GAGGAGAGCCGACGG gaagcaggaggagctgGTACAGCAGGTGCGCAAGCGGCTGGAGGAGGCCCTGATGGCCGACATGCTGGCCCATGTGGAGGAGCTGGCCCGGGACGGTGAGGCGCCGCTGGACAAGACCGGTGCGGACGAGGATGATGAGGAcgacgaggacgaggacgaggacgagcCCGACCAGGACCAGGAGATGGAGCATGTTTAG
- the MBD3 gene encoding methyl-CpG-binding domain protein 3 isoform X4, which translates to MERKSPSGKKFRSKPQLARYLGGSMDLSTFDFRTGKMLMSKMNRSRQRVRYDSSNQVKGKPDLNTALPVRQTASIFKQPVTKITNHPSNKVKSDPQKAVEQPRQLFWEKKLSGLNAFDIAEELVKTMDLPKGLQGVGPGCTDETLLSAIASALHTSTMPITGQLSAAVEKNPGVWLNTAQPLCKAFMVTDEDIRRRADGKQEELVQQVRKRLEEALMADMLAHVEELARDGEAPLDKTGADEDDEDDEDEDEDEPDQDQEMEHV; encoded by the exons ATGGAGCGGAAGAG CCCCAGTGGGAAGAAGTTCCGGAGCAAGCCCCAGCTGGCACggtacctggggggctccatGGACCTGAGTACCTTCGACTTCCGGACGGGCAAGATGCTCATGAGCAAGATGAACAGGAGCCGCCAGAGGGTCCGCTATGACTCCTCGAACCAGGTCAAG GGCAAGCCCGACCTGAACACGGCCCTCCCCGTCAGACAGACGGCATCCATCTTCAAGCAGCCGGTGACCAAGATCACCAACCACCCCAGCAACAAGGTGAAGAGTGACCCCCAGAAGGCTGTGGAGCAGCCTCGGCAG CTTTTCTGGGAGAAGAAGCTGAGTGGCCTGAATGCCTTCGACATCGCTGAGGAGCTCGTGAAGACCATGGACCTCCCCAAAGGCCTGCAAG GCGTGGGACCTGGCTGCACAGATGAGACCCTGCTGTCGGCCATCGCCAGCGCCCTGCACACCAGCACCATGCCCATCACGGGGCAGCTGTCGGCCGCCGTGGAGAAGAACCCGGGGGTGTGGCTCAACACGGCCCAGCCCCTCTGCAAGGCCTTCATGGTGACCGACGAGGACATCAG GAGGAGAGCCGACGG gaagcaggaggagctgGTACAGCAGGTGCGCAAGCGGCTGGAGGAGGCCCTGATGGCCGACATGCTGGCCCATGTGGAGGAGCTGGCCCGGGACGGTGAGGCGCCGCTGGACAAGACCGGTGCGGACGAGGATGATGAGGAcgacgaggacgaggacgaggacgagcCCGACCAGGACCAGGAGATGGAGCATGTTTAG
- the LOC118351655 gene encoding basic proline-rich protein-like, which produces MAALALGPAPPPLARRPPAPPPPPPAPPRSASESWAAGRRHPAHPPEPQRPRPGTCPAVELGRRWQRERPAAPPAPAPAPAHRLPHPGSPPPPDFPTGASEEGPSRPKLSFLAAHAASSPRAPLGVPRFSLVPLNTHECELLRQNCVYTHPRGPSSRRTWRHPGSAKRWAGLPAPAPCPPATGLVPIWPTLSTGAPGPAGRVQATGPLPTSTAPVAISGDQVLARADTPSWPPPSAEEQPSRRKGTPEGLLTSTPLWSCLALATKPRGGRVPGQHAQRLPQPAPGN; this is translated from the exons ATGGCGGCGCTAGCGCTCGGGCCCGCGCCCCCGCCTCTCGCCCgccggccgcccgcgccgccgccgccgccgcccgcgccgccgcgctCCGCCTCTGAGAGCTGGGCCGCCGGCCGCCGGCATCcagcg CATCCGCCCGAGCCCCAGCGACCCCGGCCGGGGACCTGCCCTGCCGTCGAGCTGGGCCGGAGGTGGCAGCGGGAGCGGCCggcagccccccccgcccccgcccccgcccccgcccaccgCCTCCCTCACCCCGGGTCGCCGCCACCCCCAGACTTCCCGACAGGTGCCTCCGAGGAGGGCCCCTCCCGCCCTAAGTTGTCCTTCCTGGCCGCCCACGCCGCCTCCAGCCCGAGGGCCCCCCTCGGGGTCCCGCGCTTCTCTCTTGTGCCCCTGAACACGCATGAGTGTGAATTACTTCGCCAGAACTGTGTCTACACCCATCCCCGTGGGCCAAGCTCCCGGAGGACCTGGAGGCACCCAGGAAGCGCCAAGCGCTGGGCTGGCCTGCCGGCTCCGGCTCCTTGTCCCCCGGCCACAGGCCTTGTCCCCATCTGGCCCACACTGTCCACTGGTGCCCCAGGCCCAGCAGGACGCGTCCAGGCCacaggccccctccccaccagcactGCCCCTGTAGCCATCTCTGGGGACCAGGTCTTGGCCCGAGCTGACACACCTTCCTGGCCCCCACCCAGCGCAGAGGAGCAG CCATCACGACGTAAGGGAACCCCGGAAGGACTCCTCACCAGCACCCCCCTCTGGAGCTGCCTGGCGCTGGCGACAAAGCCCCGGGGAGGCAGGGTGCCAGGACAGCACGCCCAGCGGCTCCCCCAGCCTGCACCAGGGAACTGA
- the MEX3D gene encoding RNA-binding protein MEX3D has translation MPGSTGQPDGGGGDPSPRPPPPPPPAGPEEAAPAARPAALRLALEQLSGLGLRGAGGAGGAGGADDEGAGGGDGAGGADGAAEPAPPDGREPAAPAGPEAAAPGPLALLDPGGSPPPPPPPPPPSRPPPDVFAGFAPHPAALGAPGLLAEQMSAIGSRKKSVNMTECVPVPSSEHVAEIVGRQGCKIKALRAKTNTYIKTPVRGEEPVFIVTGRKEDVEMAKREILSAAEHFSVIRATRSKAGGLPGTAQGPPNLPGQTTIQVRVPYRVVGLVVGPKGATIKRIQQRTHTYIVTPGRDKEPVFAVTGMPENVDRAREEIEAHITLRTGAFTDAGPDSDFHANGTDVCLDLLGTAAGLWAKAPNPGRRPPAPTASLRGDPALGAPGGPEAFYAGGRGGPPVPEAGPTSPYGGGGSGNGGFTFGGDGPGAPAGPPAPEDCDFGFDFLALDLTVPAAATIWAPFERAAPLPAFGGCSAVNGAPAPPAPGARRSSGTGSPRHSPTLPEPGGLALELPLARRAGPPDPVGALAWRPSQSALASFPGTGFSAAAPPCAPLDPGASEGGRKPPPAASSSSSSSSSSSSAAPPPAAPGPALARECVVCAEGEAMAALVPCGHNLFCMDCAVRICGKSEPECPACRTPATQAIHIFS, from the exons ATGCCCGGCTCCACCGGCCAGcccgacggcggcggcggcgaccccagcccgcgccccccgccgccgccgccgcccgcgggccCCGAGGaggccgcgcccgccgcccgccccgccgcgctgCGCCTGGCGCTGGAGCAGCTctcggggctggggctgcgcggcgcgggcggcgcgggcggcgcgggcggcgcggacGACgagggcgcgggcggcggggacggcgcgggcggcgcggacGGGGCGGCGGAGCCCGCGCCCCCCGACGGCCGCGAGCCGGCGGCGCCCGCGGGGCCCGAGGCCGCGGCTCCCGGCCCGCTGGCGCTGCTGGACCCGGGCGggagcccgccgccgccgccgccgccgccgcccccctcccGGCCGCCGCCCGACGTGTTCGCCGGCTTCGCGCCCCACCCCGCGGCCCTGGGCGCGCCGGGCCTGCTGGCCGAGCAGATGAGCGCGATCGGCAGCCGCAAGAAGAGCGTGAACATGACCGAGTGCGTGCCCGTGCCCAGCTCCGAGCACGTCGCCGAGATCGTGGGCCGCCAGG ggtGCAAGATCAAGGCTCTGCGTGCTAAGACAAACACATACATCAAGACGCCCGTGCGTGGGGAGGAGCCAGTCTTCATCGTGACCGGCCGCAAGGAGGACGTGGAGATGGCCAAGCGTGAGATCCTGTCCGCCGCCGAGCACTTCTCCGTGATCCGCGCCACGCGCAGCAAGGCCGGCGGGCTGCCCGGCACCGCGCAGGGTCCGCCCAACCTGCCGGGCCAGACCACCATCCAGGTGCGCGTGCCCTACCGCGtggtggggctggtggtggggcCCAAGGGCGCCACCATCAAGCGCATCCAGCAGCGGACACACACGTACATCGTGACGCCGGGGCGCGACAAGGAGCCGGTGTTCGCCGTGACGGGCATGCCCGAGAACGTGGACCGGGCGCGTGAGGAGATCGAGGCGCACATCACACTGCGCACGGGCGCCTTCACTGACGCGGGCCCCGACAGTGACTTCCATGCCAACGGCACCGACGTCTGCCTGGACCTGCTCGGGACGGCCGCCGGCCTCTGGGCCAAGGCCCCCAACCCTGGGCGGAGGCCCCCCGCGCCCACTGCCAGCCTCCGCGGGGATCCGGCCctgggggctcccgggggccCCGAGGCCTTCTACGcagggggccgcggggggccgccAGTGCCCGAGGCCGGCCCCACCAGTCCCTACGGAGGCGGCGGCTCGGGCAACGGGGGCTTCACGTTCGGCGGCGACGGCCCGGGGGCCCCGGCGGGGCCGCCCGCCCCCGAGGACTGTGACTTCGGTTTCGACTTCCTGGCGCTGGACCTCACCGTGCCCGCCGCCGCCACCATCTGGGCCCCGTTCGAGCGCGCGGCGCCACTGCCGGCCTTCGGCGGCTGCTCGGCGGTCAACGGGGCCCCCGCGCCAcccgccccgggcgcccggcGCAGCAGCGGGACCGGCTCGCCGCGCCACTCGCCCACGCTGCCCGAGCCCGGCGGCCTGGCCCTGGAGCTGCCGCTGGCCCGCCGCGCCGGCCCCCCCGACCCGGTGGGCGCCCTGGCCTGGCGGCCCTCGCAGAGCGCCCTGGCCTCCTTCCCCGGCACGGGCTTCTCGGCGGCCGCCCCGCCGTGCGCCCCCCTGGACCCCGGGGCCTCCGAGGGCGGCCGCAAGCCCCCGCCGGCCGCGTCCTCGTCCTCGTcgtcgtcctcgtcctcgtcgtcggccgcgccgcccccggccgcccccggcccggccctggcGCGCGAGTGCGTGGTGTGCGCCGAGGGCGAGGCGATGGCCGCGCTGGTGCCCTGCGGCCACAACCTCTTCTGCATGGACTGCGCCGTCCGCATCTGCGGCAAGAGCGAGCCCGAGTGCCCGGCCTGCCGCACGCCCGCCACCCAGGCCATTCATATCTTTTCCtag
- the MBD3 gene encoding methyl-CpG-binding domain protein 3 isoform X2 translates to MERKRWECPALPQGWEREEVPRRSGLSAGHRDVFYYSPSGKKFRSKPQLARYLGGSMDLSTFDFRTGKMLMSKMNRSRQRVRYDSSNQVKGKPDLNTALPVRQTASIFKQPVTKITNHPSNKVKSDPQKAVEQPRQLFWEKKLSGLNAFDIAEELVKTMDLPKGLQGVGPGCTDETLLSAIASALHTSTMPITGQLSAAVEKNPGVWLNTAQPLCKAFMVTDEDIRKQEELVQQVRKRLEEALMADMLAHVEELARDGEAPLDKTGADEDDEDDEDEDEDEPDQDQEMEHV, encoded by the exons ATGGAGCGGAAGAGGTGGGAGTGCCCGGCGCTCCCGCAGGGCTGGGAGAGGGAAGAAGTGCCCAGAAGGTCGGGGCTGTCGGCCGGCCACAGGGATGTCTTTTACTATAG CCCCAGTGGGAAGAAGTTCCGGAGCAAGCCCCAGCTGGCACggtacctggggggctccatGGACCTGAGTACCTTCGACTTCCGGACGGGCAAGATGCTCATGAGCAAGATGAACAGGAGCCGCCAGAGGGTCCGCTATGACTCCTCGAACCAGGTCAAG GGCAAGCCCGACCTGAACACGGCCCTCCCCGTCAGACAGACGGCATCCATCTTCAAGCAGCCGGTGACCAAGATCACCAACCACCCCAGCAACAAGGTGAAGAGTGACCCCCAGAAGGCTGTGGAGCAGCCTCGGCAG CTTTTCTGGGAGAAGAAGCTGAGTGGCCTGAATGCCTTCGACATCGCTGAGGAGCTCGTGAAGACCATGGACCTCCCCAAAGGCCTGCAAG GCGTGGGACCTGGCTGCACAGATGAGACCCTGCTGTCGGCCATCGCCAGCGCCCTGCACACCAGCACCATGCCCATCACGGGGCAGCTGTCGGCCGCCGTGGAGAAGAACCCGGGGGTGTGGCTCAACACGGCCCAGCCCCTCTGCAAGGCCTTCATGGTGACCGACGAGGACATCAG gaagcaggaggagctgGTACAGCAGGTGCGCAAGCGGCTGGAGGAGGCCCTGATGGCCGACATGCTGGCCCATGTGGAGGAGCTGGCCCGGGACGGTGAGGCGCCGCTGGACAAGACCGGTGCGGACGAGGATGATGAGGAcgacgaggacgaggacgaggacgagcCCGACCAGGACCAGGAGATGGAGCATGTTTAG
- the MBD3 gene encoding methyl-CpG-binding domain protein 3 isoform X3, whose product MKPASPRLCPAGSVRSPSGKKFRSKPQLARYLGGSMDLSTFDFRTGKMLMSKMNRSRQRVRYDSSNQVKGKPDLNTALPVRQTASIFKQPVTKITNHPSNKVKSDPQKAVEQPRQLFWEKKLSGLNAFDIAEELVKTMDLPKGLQGVGPGCTDETLLSAIASALHTSTMPITGQLSAAVEKNPGVWLNTAQPLCKAFMVTDEDIRRRADGKQEELVQQVRKRLEEALMADMLAHVEELARDGEAPLDKTGADEDDEDDEDEDEDEPDQDQEMEHV is encoded by the exons ATGAAGCCTGCATCCCCGCGGCTCTGTCCCGCTGGGTCAGTGAGGAG CCCCAGTGGGAAGAAGTTCCGGAGCAAGCCCCAGCTGGCACggtacctggggggctccatGGACCTGAGTACCTTCGACTTCCGGACGGGCAAGATGCTCATGAGCAAGATGAACAGGAGCCGCCAGAGGGTCCGCTATGACTCCTCGAACCAGGTCAAG GGCAAGCCCGACCTGAACACGGCCCTCCCCGTCAGACAGACGGCATCCATCTTCAAGCAGCCGGTGACCAAGATCACCAACCACCCCAGCAACAAGGTGAAGAGTGACCCCCAGAAGGCTGTGGAGCAGCCTCGGCAG CTTTTCTGGGAGAAGAAGCTGAGTGGCCTGAATGCCTTCGACATCGCTGAGGAGCTCGTGAAGACCATGGACCTCCCCAAAGGCCTGCAAG GCGTGGGACCTGGCTGCACAGATGAGACCCTGCTGTCGGCCATCGCCAGCGCCCTGCACACCAGCACCATGCCCATCACGGGGCAGCTGTCGGCCGCCGTGGAGAAGAACCCGGGGGTGTGGCTCAACACGGCCCAGCCCCTCTGCAAGGCCTTCATGGTGACCGACGAGGACATCAG GAGGAGAGCCGACGG gaagcaggaggagctgGTACAGCAGGTGCGCAAGCGGCTGGAGGAGGCCCTGATGGCCGACATGCTGGCCCATGTGGAGGAGCTGGCCCGGGACGGTGAGGCGCCGCTGGACAAGACCGGTGCGGACGAGGATGATGAGGAcgacgaggacgaggacgaggacgagcCCGACCAGGACCAGGAGATGGAGCATGTTTAG
- the MBD3 gene encoding methyl-CpG-binding domain protein 3 isoform X6: MDLSTFDFRTGKMLMSKMNRSRQRVRYDSSNQVKGKPDLNTALPVRQTASIFKQPVTKITNHPSNKVKSDPQKAVEQPRQLFWEKKLSGLNAFDIAEELVKTMDLPKGLQGVGPGCTDETLLSAIASALHTSTMPITGQLSAAVEKNPGVWLNTAQPLCKAFMVTDEDIRRRADGKQEELVQQVRKRLEEALMADMLAHVEELARDGEAPLDKTGADEDDEDDEDEDEDEPDQDQEMEHV, from the exons atGGACCTGAGTACCTTCGACTTCCGGACGGGCAAGATGCTCATGAGCAAGATGAACAGGAGCCGCCAGAGGGTCCGCTATGACTCCTCGAACCAGGTCAAG GGCAAGCCCGACCTGAACACGGCCCTCCCCGTCAGACAGACGGCATCCATCTTCAAGCAGCCGGTGACCAAGATCACCAACCACCCCAGCAACAAGGTGAAGAGTGACCCCCAGAAGGCTGTGGAGCAGCCTCGGCAG CTTTTCTGGGAGAAGAAGCTGAGTGGCCTGAATGCCTTCGACATCGCTGAGGAGCTCGTGAAGACCATGGACCTCCCCAAAGGCCTGCAAG GCGTGGGACCTGGCTGCACAGATGAGACCCTGCTGTCGGCCATCGCCAGCGCCCTGCACACCAGCACCATGCCCATCACGGGGCAGCTGTCGGCCGCCGTGGAGAAGAACCCGGGGGTGTGGCTCAACACGGCCCAGCCCCTCTGCAAGGCCTTCATGGTGACCGACGAGGACATCAG GAGGAGAGCCGACGG gaagcaggaggagctgGTACAGCAGGTGCGCAAGCGGCTGGAGGAGGCCCTGATGGCCGACATGCTGGCCCATGTGGAGGAGCTGGCCCGGGACGGTGAGGCGCCGCTGGACAAGACCGGTGCGGACGAGGATGATGAGGAcgacgaggacgaggacgaggacgagcCCGACCAGGACCAGGAGATGGAGCATGTTTAG
- the MBD3 gene encoding methyl-CpG-binding domain protein 3 isoform X5 encodes MERKSPSGKKFRSKPQLARYLGGSMDLSTFDFRTGKMLMSKMNRSRQRVRYDSSNQVKGKPDLNTALPVRQTASIFKQPVTKITNHPSNKVKSDPQKAVEQPRQLFWEKKLSGLNAFDIAEELVKTMDLPKGLQGVGPGCTDETLLSAIASALHTSTMPITGQLSAAVEKNPGVWLNTAQPLCKAFMVTDEDIRKQEELVQQVRKRLEEALMADMLAHVEELARDGEAPLDKTGADEDDEDDEDEDEDEPDQDQEMEHV; translated from the exons ATGGAGCGGAAGAG CCCCAGTGGGAAGAAGTTCCGGAGCAAGCCCCAGCTGGCACggtacctggggggctccatGGACCTGAGTACCTTCGACTTCCGGACGGGCAAGATGCTCATGAGCAAGATGAACAGGAGCCGCCAGAGGGTCCGCTATGACTCCTCGAACCAGGTCAAG GGCAAGCCCGACCTGAACACGGCCCTCCCCGTCAGACAGACGGCATCCATCTTCAAGCAGCCGGTGACCAAGATCACCAACCACCCCAGCAACAAGGTGAAGAGTGACCCCCAGAAGGCTGTGGAGCAGCCTCGGCAG CTTTTCTGGGAGAAGAAGCTGAGTGGCCTGAATGCCTTCGACATCGCTGAGGAGCTCGTGAAGACCATGGACCTCCCCAAAGGCCTGCAAG GCGTGGGACCTGGCTGCACAGATGAGACCCTGCTGTCGGCCATCGCCAGCGCCCTGCACACCAGCACCATGCCCATCACGGGGCAGCTGTCGGCCGCCGTGGAGAAGAACCCGGGGGTGTGGCTCAACACGGCCCAGCCCCTCTGCAAGGCCTTCATGGTGACCGACGAGGACATCAG gaagcaggaggagctgGTACAGCAGGTGCGCAAGCGGCTGGAGGAGGCCCTGATGGCCGACATGCTGGCCCATGTGGAGGAGCTGGCCCGGGACGGTGAGGCGCCGCTGGACAAGACCGGTGCGGACGAGGATGATGAGGAcgacgaggacgaggacgaggacgagcCCGACCAGGACCAGGAGATGGAGCATGTTTAG